A single Euwallacea similis isolate ESF13 chromosome 1, ESF131.1, whole genome shotgun sequence DNA region contains:
- the Reps gene encoding ralBP1-associated Eps domain-containing protein 1 isoform X2 codes for MDELHLSETFQRYFSDIFLCCDEDKSGKARLHRATEVFKSGNIPEEVISQIAEICWTPGTNYLNKKQFFSALKLIAAYQFNIPIRIDLITSKIDLPLPRFTWGPLESQSPIPDLIELSQDAEDSITSSISTDSEADSETVRCSPDVSSPASDSPTPTNSIQDRNWAWQGLVSEEQRQLLEESSDRHSSDDDTEVSAEVWVLTQEQKEYYTKQFQKLQENTSALLAGPVARTFFERSQLPIEELRKIWQLADVTKDGALSLQEFFTAMHLVVLRKHKIPIPDVLPVSLQPQNDIPKLPNPKLHPEPASYAKDLVKEWTTFTDSPTSSTVSSPGIKPVNFDFHIDQNDPDLRHPVPRRLTPEMVAAGVAVQSEDIPDAIDLSSPKRGEGNNLQNLLPTSQQNSAIQRPQPKKINARALGAIPPPPEELGPVSLPVFPPPKKEKPPPPPPRPFKTHGRSSSLDLNRLGKPSAPPAPPPRVSPSGKKLISQSSEGETTPQTEDKACFADFNRFEQYENVQEDGIFPGDVYEAERKKLFAKLFAQDSTEGVPKKHGAFEVYRKPGKPSSRERSPLDALEEEQWEEFERLQVENTALLRTCQELSQQLADVKEEKMRLKVKLEMIQAMQNGN; via the exons atgGATGAACTGCATCTATCCGAGACATTTCAGCGATATTTTTCCGATATATTCTTGTGCTGCGACGAGGACAAGTCCGGAAAAGCCAGATTGCACCGTGCCACTGAAGTGTTCAAGTCTGGAAATATCCCGGAAGAAGTTATTAGCCAG ATTGCAGAAATATGCTGGACGCCAGGCACGAACTACTTGAACAAAAAGCAGTTTTTCTCCGCCCTAAAACTAATAGCTGCATATCAATTCAACATACCGATTAGAATTGACCTAATTACTAGCAAGATAGATCTGCCCTTACCCCGATTCACTTGGGGTCCTTTAGAGTCTCAATCTCCTATTCcagatttaattgaattgagCCAAGATGCTGAGGACTCAATCACGAGTTCCATTAGCACTGATTCCGAAGCTGACAGTGAAACT GTAAGATGTTCTCCTGATGTGTCTAGTCCTGCCTCTGACAGTCCTACTCCTACCAATAGTATCCAGGATCGGAATTGGGCTTGGCAGGGATTGGTTTCTGAGGAGCAGAGACAGCTTTTGG AAGAGTCATCTGATAGGCATAGCAGCGATGATGATACAGAGGTTTCTGCAGAGGTTTGGGTGCTGACTCAGGAACAAAAGGAATATTACACAAAACAGTTTCAAAAGCTTCAGGAGAATACCAGTGCCTTGCTGGCAGGGCCAGTAGCAAGGACTTTTTTTGAAAG ATCTCAATTGCCTATAGAAGAGCTAAGAAAAATCTGGCAATTAGCTGATGTTACCAAAGATGGTGCCCTTTCTCTCCAAGAATTCTTCACTGCTATGCATTTAGTGGTGTTACGAAAGCACAAAATTCCGATTCCCGATGTTTTACCGGTGTCTCTGCAGCCGCAAAACGATATTCCGAAGCTTCCTAATCCAAAACTGCACCCAGAGCCAGCATCTTATGCTAAAGACTTGGTGAAAGAATGGACCACATTTACTGATAGTCCCACCAGTTCAACTGTTTCATCCCCTGGGATAAAACCTGTGAATTTTGACTTCCACATTGATCAAAACGATCCAGATCTGAGGCATCCAGTGCCAAGGAGGTTGACGCCAGAAATGGTGGCTGCAGGCGTTGCTGTGCAAAGCGAGGACATTCCTGATGCCATTGATTTGAGTAGTCCCAAAAGGGGGGAGGGAAATAACTTACAG AACCTGCTCCCGACATCGCAACAAAACAGCGCAATTCAACGACCACAgcctaaaaaaatcaacgcCAGAGCATTGGGGGCCATTCCGCCGCCTCCAGAGGAATTAGGTCCAGTGAGTTTGCCGGTCTTCCCTCCTCCAAAGAAGGAAAAACCCCCTCCGCCACCTCCAAGACCGTTTAAAACGCATGGTAGGAGTTCTTCACTTGATTTAAACCGATTGGGAAAACCTAGTGCTCCCCCTGCGCCTCCACCACGAGTGAGCCCCAGTGGTAAAAAGCTGATCAGTCAAAGCTCCGAAGGGGAGACCACTCCGCAAACTGAGGACAAAGCTTGTTTTGCTGATTTCAACAGGTTTGAGCAGTATGAAAATGTACAGGAAGATGGGATATTTCCCG GGGATGTGTATGAGGCTGAAAGGAAGAAACTGTTTGCAAAATTATTCGCCCAAGACTCGACGGAGGGTGTTCCAAAGAAGCACGGAGCCTTCGAAGTGTATAG AAAACCAGGTAAGCCTTCATCCAGAGAGCGATCTCCATTGGACGCCCTGGAAGAAGAGCAATGGGAGGAGTTTGAGAGACTTCAAGTGGAGAACACTGCATTATTACGAACATGTCAGGAACTGAGCCAACAACTGGCAGATGTTAAGGAAGAAAAGATGAGGCTTAAAGTCAAATTGGAAATGATCCAAGCGATGCAAAACGGGAATTAG
- the Reps gene encoding ralBP1-associated Eps domain-containing protein 1 isoform X1 — MDELHLSETFQRYFSDIFLCCDEDKSGKARLHRATEVFKSGNIPEEVISQIAEICWTPGTNYLNKKQFFSALKLIAAYQFNIPIRIDLITSKIDLPLPRFTWGPLESQSPIPDLIELSQDAEDSITSSISTDSEADSETVRCSPDVSSPASDSPTPTNSIQDRNWAWQGLVSEEQRQLLEEESSDRHSSDDDTEVSAEVWVLTQEQKEYYTKQFQKLQENTSALLAGPVARTFFERSQLPIEELRKIWQLADVTKDGALSLQEFFTAMHLVVLRKHKIPIPDVLPVSLQPQNDIPKLPNPKLHPEPASYAKDLVKEWTTFTDSPTSSTVSSPGIKPVNFDFHIDQNDPDLRHPVPRRLTPEMVAAGVAVQSEDIPDAIDLSSPKRGEGNNLQNLLPTSQQNSAIQRPQPKKINARALGAIPPPPEELGPVSLPVFPPPKKEKPPPPPPRPFKTHGRSSSLDLNRLGKPSAPPAPPPRVSPSGKKLISQSSEGETTPQTEDKACFADFNRFEQYENVQEDGIFPGDVYEAERKKLFAKLFAQDSTEGVPKKHGAFEVYRKPGKPSSRERSPLDALEEEQWEEFERLQVENTALLRTCQELSQQLADVKEEKMRLKVKLEMIQAMQNGN, encoded by the exons atgGATGAACTGCATCTATCCGAGACATTTCAGCGATATTTTTCCGATATATTCTTGTGCTGCGACGAGGACAAGTCCGGAAAAGCCAGATTGCACCGTGCCACTGAAGTGTTCAAGTCTGGAAATATCCCGGAAGAAGTTATTAGCCAG ATTGCAGAAATATGCTGGACGCCAGGCACGAACTACTTGAACAAAAAGCAGTTTTTCTCCGCCCTAAAACTAATAGCTGCATATCAATTCAACATACCGATTAGAATTGACCTAATTACTAGCAAGATAGATCTGCCCTTACCCCGATTCACTTGGGGTCCTTTAGAGTCTCAATCTCCTATTCcagatttaattgaattgagCCAAGATGCTGAGGACTCAATCACGAGTTCCATTAGCACTGATTCCGAAGCTGACAGTGAAACT GTAAGATGTTCTCCTGATGTGTCTAGTCCTGCCTCTGACAGTCCTACTCCTACCAATAGTATCCAGGATCGGAATTGGGCTTGGCAGGGATTGGTTTCTGAGGAGCAGAGACAGCTTTTGG AAGAAGAGTCATCTGATAGGCATAGCAGCGATGATGATACAGAGGTTTCTGCAGAGGTTTGGGTGCTGACTCAGGAACAAAAGGAATATTACACAAAACAGTTTCAAAAGCTTCAGGAGAATACCAGTGCCTTGCTGGCAGGGCCAGTAGCAAGGACTTTTTTTGAAAG ATCTCAATTGCCTATAGAAGAGCTAAGAAAAATCTGGCAATTAGCTGATGTTACCAAAGATGGTGCCCTTTCTCTCCAAGAATTCTTCACTGCTATGCATTTAGTGGTGTTACGAAAGCACAAAATTCCGATTCCCGATGTTTTACCGGTGTCTCTGCAGCCGCAAAACGATATTCCGAAGCTTCCTAATCCAAAACTGCACCCAGAGCCAGCATCTTATGCTAAAGACTTGGTGAAAGAATGGACCACATTTACTGATAGTCCCACCAGTTCAACTGTTTCATCCCCTGGGATAAAACCTGTGAATTTTGACTTCCACATTGATCAAAACGATCCAGATCTGAGGCATCCAGTGCCAAGGAGGTTGACGCCAGAAATGGTGGCTGCAGGCGTTGCTGTGCAAAGCGAGGACATTCCTGATGCCATTGATTTGAGTAGTCCCAAAAGGGGGGAGGGAAATAACTTACAG AACCTGCTCCCGACATCGCAACAAAACAGCGCAATTCAACGACCACAgcctaaaaaaatcaacgcCAGAGCATTGGGGGCCATTCCGCCGCCTCCAGAGGAATTAGGTCCAGTGAGTTTGCCGGTCTTCCCTCCTCCAAAGAAGGAAAAACCCCCTCCGCCACCTCCAAGACCGTTTAAAACGCATGGTAGGAGTTCTTCACTTGATTTAAACCGATTGGGAAAACCTAGTGCTCCCCCTGCGCCTCCACCACGAGTGAGCCCCAGTGGTAAAAAGCTGATCAGTCAAAGCTCCGAAGGGGAGACCACTCCGCAAACTGAGGACAAAGCTTGTTTTGCTGATTTCAACAGGTTTGAGCAGTATGAAAATGTACAGGAAGATGGGATATTTCCCG GGGATGTGTATGAGGCTGAAAGGAAGAAACTGTTTGCAAAATTATTCGCCCAAGACTCGACGGAGGGTGTTCCAAAGAAGCACGGAGCCTTCGAAGTGTATAG AAAACCAGGTAAGCCTTCATCCAGAGAGCGATCTCCATTGGACGCCCTGGAAGAAGAGCAATGGGAGGAGTTTGAGAGACTTCAAGTGGAGAACACTGCATTATTACGAACATGTCAGGAACTGAGCCAACAACTGGCAGATGTTAAGGAAGAAAAGATGAGGCTTAAAGTCAAATTGGAAATGATCCAAGCGATGCAAAACGGGAATTAG
- the LOC136411517 gene encoding large ribosomal subunit protein mL62, producing the protein MISLKFLTPILSGITTPSYLECFFRSLAYKSAISLDKLYPNSSLKITTPTKPSGAQSPDFDGYIPMDQIEISYSCSSGPGGQNVNKVNTKVDVRFHLHSANWLSDKVKAKVSEKFQSRITKEGHLVFRSDITRSQQLNLADCLEKLRACIRKSLYERAEPSEETQERIQKRIEKANRERLARKRHHGALKAEKHLTDNVEF; encoded by the exons atgatttCTCTTAAATTCCTCACACCGATTTTAAGCGGCATTACTACCCCCTCATACTTAGAATGCTTCTTCCGTAGCTTAGCTTACAAAAGTGCCATTTCCTTGGACAAACTATACCCCAATAGCAGTCTTAAAATCACCACCCCTACTAAG CCATCTGGAGCTCAAAGCCCCGATTTTGATGGCTACATTCCTATGGATCAAATAGAAATTTCCTACAGCTGCAGCTCAGGCCCGGGAGGCCAAAATGTAAACAAAGTCAATACAAAAGTGGATGTGCGTTTTCACCTACATTCGGCCAATTGGTTAAGCGATAAAGTCAAGGCAAAAGTCTCAGAAAAG TTCCAATCAAGGATTACCAAAGAGGGCCACCTGGTGTTTCGGTCAGATATCACAAGATCCCAGCAATTGAATTTGGCTGACTGCCTGGAAAAACTAAGGGCCTGTATTAGGAAGTCTTTGTATGAGAGAGCAGAACCTTCTGAGGAGACTCAGGAGCGGATCCAAAAGAGGATTGAAAAGGCTAATAGAGAGAGACTAGCCAGAAAAAGGCACCATGGAGCCTTGAAAGCTGAGAAACACTTAACTGATAACGtcgaattttag
- the LOC136420051 gene encoding putative RNA-binding protein Luc7-like 2 isoform X1, with product MSAHDQMRAMLDQLMGTGRNGENNKFQVKYNEPRVCKSFLLSCCPHEILSSTRMDLGECPKIHDLALRADYENAQKNKDHFYDLDAMEHLQAFISDCDRRTEAAKQRLAETQEELSAEVAAKANVVHELQEQIGQKLAKAESLGAEGFVDESMKLMEEVEEFRKKKLEAEQEYRNSMPASSYQQQKLRVCEVCSAYLGIHDNDRRLADHFGGKLHLGFIKIREKLTELEKTSEKRKDERKKAMKDRDRDDDLYSGRRYKEHYVGGRELDRRSRRHRSKSKERRDTKDKRDKDRDHRDRRRSRSRSRDRSRRSHSHHSGSSDKKRDRERD from the exons ATGTCGGCTCACGACCAAATGCGGGCGATGCTGGACCAGCTTATGGGCACTGGCCGAAATG GCGAAAACAACAAGTTTCAAGTGAAATACAACGAGCCACGAGTGTGCAAATCTTTCCTCCTGAGCTGCTGCCCTCATGAGATTCTTTCATCCACG CGCATGGACTTGGGTGAGTGTCCGAAGATCCACGATTTGGCGTTGAGGGCCGACTATGAAAATGCACAGAAGAACAAGGACCACTTCTACGACCTTGAT GCAATGGAACACCTCCAAGCTTTCATCAGTGACTGCGATCGGCGCACCGAAGCAGCAAAGCAACGTCTAGCTGAAACTCAAGAGGAACTTTCTGCTGAGGTAGCAGCGAAGGCCAATGTGGTGCATGAGCTCCAAGAGCAAATCGGTCAAAAACTGGCAAAGGCGGAGTCCCTCGGAGCTGAGGGTTTTGTAGACGAAAGTATGAAGCTTATGGAAGAAGTGGAGGAATTCAGGAAGAAGAAACTGGAAGCCGAACAGGAGTACCGCAATTCGATGCCAGCGAGCAGTTATCAGCAGCAAAAACTGAGGGTTTGTGAGGTCTGCTCTGCTTATTTGGGCATTCACGATAATGATAGGCGTCTGGCTGATCATTTTGGGGGAAAGCTGCACCTgggctttattaaaattagagaaaagCTGACGGAGTTGGAG aaaacaTCGGAGAAGCGCAAAGACGAGCGGAAGAAGGCCATGAAAGACAGGGACAGAGACGATGATCTCTATTCCGGTCGCAGATACAAGGAGCACTACGTGGGGGGGAGAGAATTGGACAGGCGTTCTCGTAGACATCGTTCGAAATCTAAAGAGAGAAGAGATACCAAGGATAAGAGGGACAAAGACAGAGATCACAGAGACAG GAGAAGGTCCAGGTCTAGAAGCAGAGACCGAAGCCGCAGGTCACACTCGCATCATTCGGGATCCAGCGACAAGAAACGTGACCGCGAGAGGGATTAA
- the LOC136420051 gene encoding putative RNA-binding protein Luc7-like 2 isoform X2 gives MDLGECPKIHDLALRADYENAQKNKDHFYDLDAMEHLQAFISDCDRRTEAAKQRLAETQEELSAEVAAKANVVHELQEQIGQKLAKAESLGAEGFVDESMKLMEEVEEFRKKKLEAEQEYRNSMPASSYQQQKLRVCEVCSAYLGIHDNDRRLADHFGGKLHLGFIKIREKLTELEKTSEKRKDERKKAMKDRDRDDDLYSGRRYKEHYVGGRELDRRSRRHRSKSKERRDTKDKRDKDRDHRDRRRSRSRSRDRSRRSHSHHSGSSDKKRDRERD, from the exons ATGGACTTGGGTGAGTGTCCGAAGATCCACGATTTGGCGTTGAGGGCCGACTATGAAAATGCACAGAAGAACAAGGACCACTTCTACGACCTTGAT GCAATGGAACACCTCCAAGCTTTCATCAGTGACTGCGATCGGCGCACCGAAGCAGCAAAGCAACGTCTAGCTGAAACTCAAGAGGAACTTTCTGCTGAGGTAGCAGCGAAGGCCAATGTGGTGCATGAGCTCCAAGAGCAAATCGGTCAAAAACTGGCAAAGGCGGAGTCCCTCGGAGCTGAGGGTTTTGTAGACGAAAGTATGAAGCTTATGGAAGAAGTGGAGGAATTCAGGAAGAAGAAACTGGAAGCCGAACAGGAGTACCGCAATTCGATGCCAGCGAGCAGTTATCAGCAGCAAAAACTGAGGGTTTGTGAGGTCTGCTCTGCTTATTTGGGCATTCACGATAATGATAGGCGTCTGGCTGATCATTTTGGGGGAAAGCTGCACCTgggctttattaaaattagagaaaagCTGACGGAGTTGGAG aaaacaTCGGAGAAGCGCAAAGACGAGCGGAAGAAGGCCATGAAAGACAGGGACAGAGACGATGATCTCTATTCCGGTCGCAGATACAAGGAGCACTACGTGGGGGGGAGAGAATTGGACAGGCGTTCTCGTAGACATCGTTCGAAATCTAAAGAGAGAAGAGATACCAAGGATAAGAGGGACAAAGACAGAGATCACAGAGACAG GAGAAGGTCCAGGTCTAGAAGCAGAGACCGAAGCCGCAGGTCACACTCGCATCATTCGGGATCCAGCGACAAGAAACGTGACCGCGAGAGGGATTAA